Below is a genomic region from Bacillus sp. Marseille-P3661.
CCTGATGAAGTGTATGGGATATTACGGGCGGAATGCCCTGTGGCTCATACCGACCAAGTAGGCGGAGCATGGGGGTTTTTCAAATATGAGGACATTGTAAAAGCGACTCTTGATATAGAAACTTTCTCTAATGGGGAATCTAGAAATCGAGATTTACCTCGTTATCCTTTAGAGGCAGACCCGCCTTTTCATACGGCTTATCGAAAAATATTGCAGCCATTTTTTAATTCAAGAGTAATGGATGAATGGGAGCACATTGTCCGAAATTTAGTTATTGAAATGCTTGAACCACTTATTTTTAAAAAAGAGATGGATATGGCTAAAGATTTTAATTATATTCTACCAGTTCGTGTTATTTTATCTTTTCTTCATCTTCCCGATCAAGATTGCTATAGAATAGGTCAATTGTCTGAGGATATTTATCACTCCTCATATGGAAAAAATCCTGAAAAATATGCAGCTACAGTGGAGTCGTTGAAACTATACTGTCATAAGGCAGTTGCAGGTCGTAAAACCTCACCATTAGATCCTCAAAAAGATATGATTAGTAAGTTATTACAAAGTCAAATTGATAACCAAGATATAAGTGTTAAAAGTGTTGCTGGTATTCTTCATTTGCTATTAACTGCTGGACATGACTCAACAACTAGTTCATTAGGAATAATCATCAATTATTTAGCGCAAAACCCAAATGACCAAAAGCGGATACGTGAAAACACATCTTTAATACCAATGGCCATAGAAGAAATTTTACGATATGAGACACCTGTTCAGAGAATGCCCCGGACTATAACTAAAGACTTCGATTTACATGGTCAAAAGTTAAAGAAGGGAGAAAAGGTCTTTCTCGTCTGGGGTTCAGCAAACCGTGATGAAGAGGTATTTGATAATGCAGATAAATGCATAATAGACCGCAAACCAAATCGTCATCTTGTATTTGGACATGGTATCCACCATTGTCTTGGTGCACCGTTAGCACGACTAGAACTACGCGTCGCCTTGGAGGAACTGCTTCACAGAACAAAATCTTTTGAATTAAATGGCAATGTGGTTCGTACTGGCTATCCGCGTTTTGGGGTTAGTTCCTTGCCTTTAATACTTTGTACTTAACATCAGGGCTTGAAGATAATTAGTAGTGGGCATGTTAGTACTCCTTTTAACAAAACTAACTCTACTTAATAAGGGGGAATTGAATATGGTAAACAACTATTCTGACTCAATGACTAGTTTAGAATATTTGGAGCAGATATATGCTGAGCGTGATCAAAGAGCACTAGAATTGAAGAAAGAAGGAAAAAAAATAGTAGGTATTCTTGGTAACGATGTACCTGAAGAAATTTTAATAGCTGCTGACATGATACCTATATATAT
It encodes:
- a CDS encoding cytochrome P450 encodes the protein MAHTDQVGGAWGFFKYEDIVKATLDIETFSNGESRNRDLPRYPLEADPPFHTAYRKILQPFFNSRVMDEWEHIVRNLVIEMLEPLIFKKEMDMAKDFNYILPVRVILSFLHLPDQDCYRIGQLSEDIYHSSYGKNPEKYAATVESLKLYCHKAVAGRKTSPLDPQKDMISKLLQSQIDNQDISVKSVAGILHLLLTAGHDSTTSSLGIIINYLAQNPNDQKRIRENTSLIPMAIEEILRYETPVQRMPRTITKDFDLHGQKLKKGEKVFLVWGSANRDEEVFDNADKCIIDRKPNRHLVFGHGIHHCLGAPLARLELRVALEELLHRTKSFELNGNVVRTGYPRFGVSSLPLILCT